In one Lolium rigidum isolate FL_2022 chromosome 3, APGP_CSIRO_Lrig_0.1, whole genome shotgun sequence genomic region, the following are encoded:
- the LOC124694778 gene encoding uncharacterized protein LOC124694778: MSGALLRRAWLLAPFPSARGALTGEAGSHSARYRASIRAPPSGESGGAGSLPSPELSLLRRAPKGEATTRRRKINQQVLLVGSPSVNFADQALALPEQFANQPSPFVWAIVGDWLITPKLHHAAAALLLDFQLAPKSLDQIPNSSDAGRILLAMCLPPPPQSSPGSPPELVDDVMRDIFLLIPADDPKSLVRAAAVCTRWQSILSDVVFTREYRTLHGTPPMLGFLHNTIHTRRDERNKQYFVPTTSFRPPACHERRRLRALDSRHGLVLFHTSKSGEDFVIWDPVTKDWWRIKASDECSHIISHEHDQDDEGMQWNAAVLCAKDQCDHVYCHGGPFRVALVGSDEEHTFASVYSSETQKWG, from the exons ATGTCCGGCGCGCTCCTCCGTCGAGCGTGGCTACTGGCGCCGTTTCCGTCTGCGAGGGGGGCGCTCACCGGCGAGGCCGGCAGCCATTCCGCGCGTTACCGCGCGTCCATCCGCGCTCCTCCGTcgggagagagcggcggcgcgggATCCTTGCCCTCGCCGGAGCTATCGCTGCTCCGGCGGGCCCCGAAGGGAGAGGCAACGACCCGGCGGCGTAAG ATCAACCAACAAGTCCTATTGGTTGGTTCACCTAGTGTGAACTTTGCTGATCAGGCCCTAGCATTGCCAGAGCAGTTTGCGAACCAG CCCAGCCCATTCGTGTGGGCCATAGTTGGCGACTGGCTCATCACTCCAAAACTCCACCACGCCgcggcggcgctcctcctcgacTTCCAACTCGCCCCCAAATCCCTCGACCAAATCCCCAATTCCAGCGACGCCGGCCGAATCCTGCTCGCCATGTGCCTGCCGCCTCCGCCGCAAAGCAGCCCCGGCTCGCCGCCGGAGCTGGTCGACGACGTCATGCGAGATATCTTCCTGCTCATACCGGCGGACGACCCCAAGAGcctcgtccgcgccgccgccgtctgcaCGCGCTGGCAAAGCATCCTATCCGACGTCGTCTTCACCCGTGAGTACCGCACGCTCCACGGGACGCCGCCCATGCTGGGCTTCCTCCACAACACGATCCATACGAGGAGAGACGAGAGGAACAAACAGTACTTCGTTCCCACCACCTCCTTCCGCCCGCCGGCCTGCCACGAGCGCCGCCGTCTGCGCGCCCTCGACTCCCGGCACGGCCTTGTCCTCTTCCACACCTCTAAAAGCGGAGAGGACTTCGTTATCTGGGACCCCGTCACCAAAGACTGGTGGAGAATCAAGGCCAGCGACGAGTGCTCCCACATCATTTCGCATGAGCATGACCAGGATGACGAGGGCATGCAGTGGAACGCTGCGGTGCTCTGTGCCAAGGACCAATGTGACCACGTCTACTGCCATGGCGGCCCTTTCCGAGTGGCTCTTGTGGGCTCCGACGAGGAACACACCTTTGCTTCCGTCTACTCATCCGAGACTCAGAAGTGGGGC